DNA from Clarias gariepinus isolate MV-2021 ecotype Netherlands chromosome 23, CGAR_prim_01v2, whole genome shotgun sequence:
TGGAAAACATTAAATATGTCCATTTagaagaaacatttaaaattatttggtaaaggttgtttttcatgaaaagAGCATGTTAtgaattattgaaaaaaaaaacataaggtgATTTGCCCTTCTCCTTTCCAGCATCTCTGCTCTTGGCTCTCAGCTTGTTGACCTGGGACTCAGCAATGTCAGCACGCTCCTGAGCTTCCTCCATCTCATGCTGCACTTTTCTGTACCTGGACAGGTGAGTGTTGGCCTGCTCCTCCTGTGATCATCAAGAAACACCcaatttagtgttttttaaatcattaaaaaaaaatcccatgatTGTTGTAATGCCCTACATGAATGACCAGTGTAGGTTGTGAACTTACAGCTTCCTCAGCCTGCCTCTTGTAGGCCTTCACTTTGAGCTGCAGTTTGTCCACAAGGTCCTGCAGTCTATTCTTCTTATTCTCTTCAGTCTGTAGAGAAtggtctttatttatattttgcttgTTTTACTTGCTGCTCATATGTACTACTTATTGGCAACTATATTTAGTACCTGGTAGGTGAGCTCCTTCACTCTCCTCTCATATTTATGGACCCCTTTAATGGCTTCAGCTCCACGTCTCTGCTCAGCTTTGACCCCACTCTCCAGTTCACGCACCTAGATCAGACATGTCATTTGTCTAAAATTTTCTAACAAATTGATTTTTTACCTGTATCCTGTGTTCATAGAGCATGGCATACCCTAGATTCTAGTTTTTGGAGATGTTTTGATGGTGCTGCAGATCTTTAACTGTAACTTCAAAGTTATTCTTCATCCTCTCCAGGTGAGCACTGGTGTCCTGCCCTTTCTTTAGCTCCTCAGCCATCATAGCAGCCTAATGTTCATCACTATTAAGAACATGACTTCATGTCAAACTATTCTAAATTGCTGGTCTTTCTTAAAAGGATTTCTTCAATATATACGCTTTTCTTGATTTTATTAATaggtaaacatttaaaaaaaaaatagataaaaataaaaagttccaGGGCCAAGGATTATTAATGTACCTATAAATTAGCATACATATTTATATGTACTATacatactatactgtatgtcttattccagtatatacagtacatactgtatatatatttttaaagtatatatttatgaTCAAGTTTGGATTTCTGTTTCCAATAAGCATTCTGTAAATTTCTTCTTAAAAATGTGTTACTCTTAAAACCGTGTTGCTAGagtttttgattttttaaatatattcctTTATCTTTGAAAGGTTCCTGAGCCCAATAATTTTCTGGCATTGAAGAGTCACTAAAATCAGACATGAAGAAGCACTCTAATCCTAATGGTGTTCATTTCCAAGGTCAGTGCCATcatttccaaaaatataaacCACATTTCCAAGTAGTCAGTATTTAAAATCAATCATTAATTCATTCCTCTCAATTTTGAGTAAAACCaataatgtatatacattttatgcaaaaaacagcatttattaattttagtaTATGTACGGTAAAGTAGCAACAAATTTGGTATAAAACATACTTATTTAAAACTAACTTTTTGAAACgtttttctgttaaaaatgtttatgtagtAATTCATAGTGTCTCTATATCTCCTCACTTTATAGAAAAGGTATGTTAATGTATTTCGAGCTTAATAGTCCCATTTCACCAAAAAGCAAATCAAAGCTCCCATCCagattaacaaatattgtatgGCAGGATTTTAAAATTGATATTTGTGATTGAAACATTGGTACAAACACGTTAATAAATGTATGTTATCTGAAATACTGAAAATGCTGGTTACCTTTAGCATTAAGCCACATttaaacaagcttttttttttttttttttattaatttagttaAAACCTCTTTATATCCTCAGACATGACTTGGGCACATCACAATTGTCAAGGGATCTAACATTTAGCACCGtatcaaattaaaatagaaCAAATTGTACTGCAAGATTTATTACCAGTGACTGACTTGCCAAAGAAAGATAATATACTTTGGCAGTTGCTTACGAAGCAGTGAAATTTAGAAGTGATTATTtgaattcataaaataaaatgctgaaactgaatattgcaaGCTGAATGTTCTTATTAGGActaaatacaaatatagaaaCCAGCTAAAGGTCGGGGACGAGCTTCCAGAATTTAGTGCACTTTAGATTGCAGTATAAATAAGGATACTGATGCTACATAAGAGCTCCTGGTTGCTGTCATCTTCAAAGTAAGTCTCCttgttcattttaaacatttgaaagtactttttttttttttttttacttttagtgctgttttatttttttattgtatttaaccCAGCAACACAGTATTGGTCAATGATTGATCTTAACAAGGCAACGTCTTATTCATCTTGCCGTGTGTGTAGACAGCAGAGGgttcagacatcaaactgtgcatttatcTTTCCGGCAGTGTCAGGTAGAagcaaagttatcattagtttTAAAACCCCAGAACATGCAAATGACGTTGCAAAATGTTAAACTTATGAacgtattattgttatttttggtcgaagaaacaactgaaacagcCATAGAAATACAttatcatgtgtatctgtgctatttcatTGACTATGtgacacatttttacttttttatgcatgtttgtatagttaTATTGTATAGTATGGTTAaaacagtggttctcaaagtgtgtggcgccccactagtggggaatacagatatgacaggtggggcgcaatgaacgggagagaattagtggaaaataattgGAAAGTagctattctaattcatgcttttctttattgatttatttaatctttattttctttatcggacactcgaaactaaataatgacacacaaagaaatggatcattaatacaagtgaattaaaataacatcagagaaaaagtggaaccatagtgcaacaataacggtttaacgtcggcatgttaactgcagaggaacaatatataagaaaacattcggtattatatatgtagttTCATTCATTcctatgtgtatgctgatgtttctgtatctTATCAGGTACTAGTCTGGcgtttctagtttccagtgtggcaacaaagttgctttttaatcCTTCAGGCGCTAAACAGAAGGGAAGATTCAATGTcgtttgttggtgtgcggcattttgcgatgattcCTAAATCAtccgttgcgccgtagagaataatggtgtttatgcttttaaacatgtataattaaaGGTGTAGCTTAAAGGCAATGTAGaaaggaaatatatctgggtatcttattcgcgggtttatttacgcagttATTGAATTCGAAGATGCGAATacaaaactaactttaccgcggacacaaacaggtgttattcgctaaaatgcccccctgccacggattggccccctacataatctttatcaaatattatattaggacatgcatttaaaggtttattattattattaaatatattattactattataattaaccctaggcacgtgacactcgtcgagacgattaatacaaatcccccaaaatgattattttatggcacatttattttgcaggggtttgtcaatgtacaaataacaaattatttatcacaaattacactaaataaatattgttactttataattaaatgtatttgttataatttgtaatttgtaaaccataaacctatgaatttaggtgggcGATCCATGGCCTAggtcgggggcattttagaccataacacagcAACGTACTGTATGatgtgagcataataacatcaatggatacatttgttacatggaccacaaataagcaggtgattcagcatcatcagcctaatcaaccaaaaatccagccgaaaggaaaacatgatgaagcccactgtatgttgcgcttggatttatggtggggatggtgggggcagaggagagacccatgtgtgttttgtgtcttaaaccgctggcagcagacagcatgagaaaaagtaggaagacacttggaggcaacacaccccagtcacgttaataagccactcgacttctttgaaagaaagctctagataagtgatgaagtaagcctgttataacaattgcatgtgtatttttttctgttttgaacttggtgttatttgatcttattggtttagaaattgatttttcaataaatagtacacttggccgttttcgttatcattttgttgacaagttgggcttgaaaattcgcccgcccccttaagtggggaatgacagaaaatgttggAGAACCACtgggttaaaatgaaataaaattaagtgtATCATTTGGCCTAGGTTGTGCTGGGAAATGGACATGTCATTCTATACTGCACAACCCCGAaccctatacagtatgtgtttattaAAGCATATTAATACAAAAAGGCTAAAATGCTGCGGGGTTTTGAGAGCTACACTTATTAAGATGTTACAACATAGTTGCTTTATGAACTGTTCTAATGTAAAAAACTGATgagttgtgtttgttttacCATAAAGTAACtttataattaaagaataaagttccagtttccacttttttttataatgtttttataataaaaaagcactTATATGCTGTTACACATTACCCTAAAGAGGATGTTATCCCTGGGGATGAGGATGTAGGCCCTTGTAAGGTTTAACTTGTGTAGCAACTTATTAAACCTAAAAAGAAAGGGCTTGATTTactcttttaatttaaatttgagcaaaaaacactgaattagaaATTGTCTATAAAAGGTTAGTGCACAAGTTTACTTTTATTACTCTACAAATAGCACTTAACACAAACTATATTGTaactaattagtttttttagttttgtgatGGTGCATTACCACAACCTTTTGGACAAAATGGGCTGGATTGCAAAATTGTCTAAAAACTATAAACAGATATATGACTAATTTTCCAGggaaaatttaatattatactTGGAGTGGCCACATTTTCCAACTCTTTTAATTGTCTTgcacagtattttaaaattggtcCCAGAAATTTCTATTGATAtattaatgtgtaaatgtttcagTGTTCCAAATCAAACCGCAGTGTCAGGTTTCCAATAACAGTGATGTgagacatttttacattttcattccaTGCAGTTTGTGGGCAGATCAGCATGGTAGATGTAGGCTGGAACTGGGCCATAataatttgctattttggagAGCTTGAGTACCTGTGTACTAAGCGTGCTTCTGATTAAAAATCTGATTATCGAAATTGGCAGCCACATCAACATTCCATCGTCAGTCTAAGAATATAACAAAGTCTCTTCAAAGTAAGTCAAATTTGCAATAGGCAAAATTTTCTGAAGTAAAACAACATCTGTGAATATCTGCCAAAAGCTTTAATACAACTAACCTTATTCTCCACTTAAGAACAATGCAGCTTGAATAATGTGAGTTTGAAAAGTTATCTGTAAAGGAGGCAACTAAGTCTTGTAAGTCGACTTTCATAGACCCACCCACCTACACCAGAAGCCCTCAAAAAGCTTGAGCCTTACTCTGCAGAGAGTAAAAATGCTAAAACCATCATCATCCTGGGTTTACCTCACCGCTCCATACATTCAGGCTGACAGTGAGTGACTATTCAGCACGGCTATACACATTCTGGATCATTAGAAGAATGGACTGTCTCTTAAAAGTGCACATTTTAGATGAGCatttcggtgtgtgtgtgagagctagTTAGGGAAATGTTTTGCTCTTTAGTCAAGCATTGGCTATTCTATTGgtttcagtttctttataattgaCAATAAATAATAAGGGAATTGAATATGTTGCTTTCCaattaataaaagttttaaattatatttgtgcACTGCAGTTTAGAATTATTTTTCACTGCTGTAAAAAGTGTTCTATTAACTGTATaatattgtttattcatttcaatgTCAGATCCTAAAGACCCTCACCTTCATGTGATCAGCAATTAGTGATCAGTATCGGTCGATTCTGATTTCCGTGATTAGGGATCGATAATCAGCTCCTACAACCCTAATTAGAGCACCCCTACTGTGTAGCATGTGGAGGAACAGTCCAAGGTTTTATTCGAAAGCCTAGGTTTATAGTGTTGCTTCTGTGCAGGTGTGTTATTTTCACAAAATGGCTTCAAGTCAGGGTTGTATTTGCacgatttatttaaaacaaaatttaagaCATCACAAGTCAGTCATATTTTATGCTTGCTTGTTGGTGCCTGGTTGGTCTCCACTTCATTCTTCTTTGGCCTTTGAGAAAAATTTAATGAGTACAATTAGAAGAAACCTCTAAATTGTTATGTGAAGGTTGTTATTGTTTtgaagggttttttttaaataaaaagttgttaCAAATTATGAAAATAGAAAACAAGATGACGGTGCCTTACCTTTCCAGCATCTCTGCTCTTGACTCTCAGCTTGTTGACCTGGGACTCAGCAATGTCAGCACGCTCCTGAGCTTCCTCCATCTCATGCTGCACTTTTCTGTACCTGGACAGGTGAGTGTTGGCCTGCTCCTCCTGTGATCATCAAGAAACACCcaaattagtgttttttaaatcattaaaaaaaaaacatccccatGATTGTTGTAATGCCCTACATGAATGACCAGTGTAGGTTGTAAACTTACAGCTTCCTCAGCCTGCCTCTTGTAGGCCTTCACTTTGAGCTGCAGTTTGTCCACCAGGTCCTGCAGTCTAATCACGTTCTTCTTATCCTCTTCAGTCTGTAGAGAAtggtctttatttatatttgcttgtttttatttgctATTCACATGTACTACTGTACTTATTGTCAACTATATTCAGTACCTGGTAGGTGAGCTCCTTCACTCTCCTCTCATATTTACGGACTCCTTTAATTGCATCAGCTCCACGTCTCTGCTCAGCTTCGACCTCACTCTCCAGTTCACGCACCTAGATCAGACATTTCATTTGTCgaaaattttttaacaaatttattttttacctgtaTCCTGTGGTTACAGAGCATGGCATACCCTAGATTCCAGTTTCTGGAGCTGCTTCTTTCCACCCTTCATAGCGAGGTTCTCAGCCTCATCCAGACGGTGCTGCAGATCTTTAACTGTAACCTCAAGGTTCTTCTTCATCCTCTCCAGGTGAGCACTGGTGTCCTGCTCTTTCTTTAGCTCCTCAGCCATCATGGCAGCCTAGTGTATGAGTCATGGATGTGTCAGGTTTACTTTTCATGTATTTGCAAAGGTCACTGGGGAAGCAAATTCATGTTCCTGAACACTCACATCTGTGATTGCTTTCTTGGCCTTCTCTTCAGCATTCCTGGCCTCCTGGATGGTGTCATCTACCTCACCTTGGACCTGCACCAGATCAGCCTCAAGCTTCTTCTTGGTGTTCATTAGGCTGGTATTCTTAAAAGAATGATAACAAGATGAATTTGGTTTTGTCACCaaattttaaagagagagatttGTGTTGGAACAGCTAGTAGATCCTTCCTACCTGAGAGTGCAGCAGTGCCACACGCTCACTGGCATCGACCAGCTCCTGTTCAGCCACTTTGCGTCCCCtttctgtctgctccagggcaGATCTTAGCTCCTCAATCTCTGCCAGCATCAGGTTATTCCTGCGCTCCACCATGGCCACCTGCTCCTTCATGTCTTCTTGGCCTCTGACAGCCTCATCAAGATGTAGTTGGGCATCCTGATGTAAAAGTAGATATCAATATGACTAGATCCATCATATAAATTTTTTGGTcacttttttacaaaaaaaggacAAGACAGACCTTAAGCTGTCCTTGAACATTCCTGAGTTGTTTCTGGGCCTCAGCAGCCTGACGGTTGGCATGGCTCAGCTGAATCTCCATTTCATTGAGATCTCCCTCCATCTTCTTCTTGACCCTCAAAGCATCATTCCTGCTCCTGACCTCAGAATCCAGAGTGGTCTGCATAGATTCAATCACCCTCTGGCTGTTTCTCTTGATCTGCTCCATCTCTTCATCCTTCTCAGCCAGTTTCCTGTCAATCTCACTCTTAACCTGGTTAAGCTCAAGCTGGACACGTAGGATCTTGGACTCCTCGTGTTCAAGTGTACCCTAAAGAAATATCTTGAATGTGAAATGATGTAATCAGATCCAGTTTTACTTTGTTACTGCTTGTTGCATTTATGTATTGTTACCTCAGCTTCTTCGAGAGCAGTTTGGATTTCTGATTTCTCAGTTTCCACTGTCTTCTTTGCTTTCTCCAGCTCATGGATGGTTTTTCCAGTCTCCCCAATCTGTTCAGTCAGGTCAGAGATTTCCTCTGCAGAAAAGAGAAACTTCCTTGTTTGTCTTTTTCCAATTTTTGAGTACTAAAAATTTGCATGTACATTTCTGTTTAACATACGCTGGAGGTTTTTGTTCTCCCTTTTCAGAGTCTCCAGCTGGTCAAGAGCTTCCTCATATGAGTTCTTCATTTTAAAGAGCTCAGTGCTAAGTGAGCGAGCTTCTTTCTGAGCTCCCTCCAATTCAGCCTGGCCTTCCTCATACTTCTGCTTCCATTCTGCTAAGACCTAAATGTCACAATAAAAAGTATTATGCAAACTTAATGGTTgtgtcactttaataacttttgtATTTTCGTCAGTAGATGGTCACCTTGTCAAAGTTCCTCTGCTTCTTGTCAAGATTTGCAGCCAGGGCATTGGCTCTCTCAACATCTATCATGAGGTCCTCCACTTCACCCTGCAGTCTCTGCTTGGTCTTCTCCAAAGAAGCACATTTGGAGTTCACAGCTTCAATGGATTCCTCTGCCTCTTGTAGACGCTGAGCTAGTTTTTTCCTGTAAGAAATTTAATCAGCAATATGTAGTAAATGTGGCTGTGGTGTGGGTTATTTGTTTAGACACAACAGTTTGTCACTGCGTTATGAATTTACTTGGACTCCTCAAGCTCCTCAGTACGCTGGATGGCATCAGTCTCGTATTTGGTTCTCCACTGAGCCACCTCACTGTTCGCCTTGGACATTCCACGCTGAAGCTCAGCCTTGGCCTCCTGCTCTTCCTCAAACTGCTCTCTGAGCAGATCACAGTCATGACGAGATGATTGGACAGCATGAGCGAGGGCATTCTTGGCCTGAAGTGAAGAGTTGATTTTCGGTTTACAGTGATACTCCATATAGATTTAAGCACACTAATGGTATGGACAGACTTATTTAGTTAGTTTTACTATTTACCTTCACTTCCTCCTCAATGACTCTCTTGAGTTCTTCAATCTGCTGAGTGTAAGCTTGTTTTCCTCTTGTAAGCTGGGAAACAAGTGCATCTTTCTCTTCCAGTTGCCGGCTAAGCTCACCTGTCACCAATCATTGAGCGTTAGCTGTATGTTACAcatcaaaattttaattagatCTTAGATTGAATTACCCACCATTTTCAGTCTGAAATCTTGCCTTCTGTGTGTTAATGTCATTCAGTTGACGGACATTCTCATCGTTTTTGGTCTTGAGCTCACTCAGTTGGTCCTCAAGTGTGCGGCACATCTTTTCTAGGTTGCCCTAAATCATAATAACAAAAgtaattatgttttaatttgtatttctttatcTGAGTGTTCTTTTATAAGAAGTAAAGTCTATTA
Protein-coding regions in this window:
- the LOC128510948 gene encoding LOW QUALITY PROTEIN: myosin-7 (The sequence of the model RefSeq protein was modified relative to this genomic sequence to represent the inferred CDS: substituted 1 base at 1 genomic stop codon), with the translated sequence MLKAAMMAEELKKGQDTSAHLERMKNNFEVTVKDLQHHQNISKNXNLGYAMLYEHRIQVRELESGVKAEQRRGAEAIKGVHKYERRVKELTYQTEENKKNRLQDLVDKLQLKVKAYKRQAEEAEEQANTHLSRYRKVQHEMEEAQERADIAESQVNKLRAKSRDAGKEKGKSPYVFFFNNS